Below is a window of Deltaproteobacteria bacterium DNA.
TAAATCGACTAATAGCTTTTAACTCGTGATCAGTGTCAAAAGCATCCGGTGCATCGACCACCACGACCTCACTACCGCTAACCCCAAGACTGCGAAATGCCTTCTTGTATATGTCCCCATACCTAGGCCATTCAAAGTCCTTCGGAGCCCTAGTGGTAAATTTGCTATACGACAAACCACTTCCAAAAATAACCCTCGGCGCTAAACCCTGTTCCAAAAGGCGAGCCGCCTTAACAACTCGCTCAGGAGCTCCAGACGAAAGCAACACAATAATGGCATCAGCCGGCTTTGGCTCTTCATCCACTACGAGATAAGCCGACAGTAACCCTAAGGTATAATTGGGCGCTAACCAAACTGCCACGCTCAGTATTATTGAAAAAATTATTATATCTAAAAACGCCCCTCCAGCCTCTGACGAATAGTTTCTCGAGTTCCTTAGTGACATTAAGCTGCTAAAATTCACTATAAATTGTCTCCCAGTCTTTCAAATACCAACAACTTGACCGTTTGCTATCCTATTTGCAGATATTCTTGTCGAAGTGATTAATTGCTGTAACTATTAAACTATCAGTTACATCTCAAGCAGTATATAGTCCTAAGTGAGAAAGTATATTCCCGAGGCATTGACTGGGCTTAACTAATTAATAAAGAGGCACTGGCTGGCTATGGCAGAGCGAAACACTTCAGAAAAGGGTTCAACCGAGCAGTCGAAGGCAGTTAACCAATTTCAAGCAATAATTGAAAAAGATAGAGAGAACCGACAGCAAAGCAAGTGGAAAGGCAATTTCTTGCAGTATCTCGACGTCGTAAAGCAAGACGGCTCTATCACCCGTTTAGCTCACTCCCGGATGTACGAGATGATAAAATCCGCAGGAATTGAAGAAATAAATATCGAGGAAGATCCTAAACTGCTTAGGATTTTTAAGAATCAAAAATTGCGACAATTTAATTTCTTTACTGAAAAGTTTTACGGCATGGAGGGCACACTGGCCGCGGTGGTGCGGTATTTTCACTCGGCCTCACTTAAAGGCGAAGAGAGCCGACAAGTTCTCTACCTCGTAGGGCCAGTTGGTTCGGGCAAAAGCTCGCTAGTAGAGGAGCTAAAAAATGGACTGGAATCATTGGCTCCTTTTTATGCAATCGAAGGATGCCCCATGCAGGAAGAACCACTTCACCTAGTTCCTAGACATTTGCGAAGGGAATTTGAAAAAATGCTCGACATAACCATCGAGGGAGACCTATGCCCGGTTTGCCGCTACCGCCTAAAGTCCGAATTTAAGGGGAAGTGGGAGGAAATGCCCATAGTGACAATGGAATTTAGTCGGCGTGCGAGAAGGGGAATTGGCGTCGTTCCGCCAGTAGACCCAAACAACCAGGACACTAGTGTGCTCATAGGAAGCGAGGATATTTCGAAGCTAGACCTCTATTCAGAGGGAGATCCGCGAGTGCTTGATTTAAGTGGAGCCTTAAACATTGGCAATCGCGGAATGGTAGAATTCATTGAGGTTTTTAAGAACGAAACCGAGTATCTCCACGCAATGATTACCGCAACTCAGGAAAAATCCATCCCCGCACCTGGTCGACATGGAATGATCTACGTCGATACGGTAATCCTAGCGCACTCCAATGAGGCGGAATGGAAGAAGTTTAAGGCCGATCACACTAACGAAGCTATTCTCGATAGAATCGTCGTCGTCAAAGTGCCGTATAATCTTAGGCTTTCTGAGGAAGTGAAGATTTACAGAAAAATTATTCGCCAGTCGAATTTTACGGCAGACATTGCACCTCACACAATTGAGCTCGCGTCAATGTTTGCAATTCTAACGAGACTTGAGCCCACTAACAAGTGCGACTTAATAACGAAGTTAAAACTATATAACGGTGAAGAAGTCGTCGAAAAAGGAAAAACTAAGAAAATAGACGTTCAAGAACTGCGCGACGAAGCTAAACGTGAGGGAATGGATGGCATTTCTACGCGATTTATCATGAAGGCTTTAGACAATGCTCTTTCTGACAATATAGAGCATAACTGCATTCATCCACTAAACATGCGAGAGTCGCTAATCAATATGGTTAAAGCGGCCGATCTCCCCGAGGATACGAAAAAGTCCTATCTCGAGATCTTGAGAGACACCATACATAAGGAATATTTAGAAATCCTCGAGAAAGAAATAACAAAAGCTTTCGTCTACTCCTATCAAGAGCAGGCCGAAGCGCTATTTCAGCGATACCTCGACCATGCCGAGGCTTATGTAACTAAGACAAAAGTTAAGGATCGCAACACCAAAGAAGAACTAAATCCCGACGAGCCGTTCTTAAAATCGATCGAGGAGCAAATAGCAATCGTTGGCACAGCAGCGGACGGTTTTAGGCAAGAAGTAATTGCGTATTTGTGGTCCATTGGCCGCCGAGGCGAAAAGATTGACTTCGAGAGCTACGAGCCTCTTAAGGAAGCAATTGAGAAAAAGCTCATGACTAGCGTCAGAGACGTATCGCGCATAATTACTCGCGCGACGACGCGAGACTCGGAACAAAGCGAAAAATACAATGCTATGGTTCAGCAAATGATCGCTAATGGCTATCCGCCATCCTGCGTAGATGTGATTTTGAAATATGCTGCCAATCATCTGTGGAAAGATTAGGTAATATGGGCGCCATATTCAGACCGCATGTTTCTGGAGACCGGCGCTCGGATCGCAGCGCAAGAGATAGACAACGCCATCGCCAAAAAATACGAAACTCCATTCGCGATAACATAGCAGACATTATCGCTGAAGAATCCATCATCGGCCACGATCGCGACAAAATCATTAAAGTTCCCATCCGTTCCATTAAGGAGTATCGCTTCATCTACGGCGAGAATACGCCTGGCGTGGCACAGGGTAACGGCGACTCTAAACAAGGAGATGTAGTGCAAAAAGGAGGCGACGGCCAACCAGATGCTTCCGGCGAGGCCGGCAACACTCCTGGAGTGGATGCCTTTGAAACAGATATTACTCTGGACGAACTAGTAGATATAATGTTTGAGGATCTTGAACTTCCAGACTTGCAGCGCAAGGCTCTAAAAAGCATCCCCAGTCAACGAGAGTTTAAGCGCCGTGGCTATCGCAAGGAAGGCGTGCGTGCGCGCTTAGACAAGCGCCGAACGGCGAGAAGCAGACTGCGCCGAAAAATGGCTGTAACCAAGACTAGGGATCTCAAGCCGCAAGACAACCGCCGCTTCCCCTTTCATCACGACGACATGAGATATCGGCACGTGACTAATGATGTGACTTTTCAGTCTAACGCCGTAATCATGTGCATAATGGATACGTCTGGTTCTATGGGAACGGTAAAAAAGTACCTGGCGCGCAGTTTTTATTTTTTGCTATACCAATTCATACGCCTAAAATATCAGCAAGTAGAGCTAGTGTTTATCGCCCATCACACTGAAGCTAGGGAAGTCTCCGAGGAAGATTTTTTCCACAAGGTTGAATCTGGCGGGACTTACATTTCTTCTGGTTACTTAAAGGCGCTTGAAATTATCGAGGCCCGCTATCACCCCTCGCTTTGGAATATTTATGCTTTTCATTGCTCGGATGGAGATAACTTTTACAGCGATAATGAGCGCGCGCTTAATGCTGCGAGACAGCTATGCGATGCGTGTAATTTGTTTGGATATGGGGAAATTAAGCCCTCTGGTAGCGCGTATTATAGCGGCAGTATGCTGGAAGTTTTCGCCGGCATAGGTAAGGATAACTTTCACTCAATAGTAATTGAGAAAAAAGAAGACCTCTGGGATGGATTTCGCTCGTTCTTAATGAAAGACACCATCACCAGACCAGTTGTCGCTCCTACGGAAGGTTTAAAGACAGGTTAATAGCAATGATAGCTCGACTAAGGACATTCATTGCCTAATACGCTAATAGTTTTTGGTGCATGAAACAATGGCATTGACAATCGCAGAACTGCAAGAGTGGGACGAGAAAATTCGGGCTCTCGTTAACCGCTTTTGCTTAAAATGCTACCCGCAGGAGTTTGAGATCTGCGACCATTTCGACATGATAGGCTATATGGCCTATTCCGGCATGCCTTCTAGATATGCCCACTGGTCGTTTGGCAAGTCTTACGAAAAACAAAAAACACTATACGACTACGGCGTTGGCGGCCTACCCTACGAGATGGTCATAAATTCTAATCCCTGTTTGGCCTATCTCATGCGCGACAATACAGATCTATTACAAATTCTGACTATCGCGCACGTGTACGGCCACAACGATTTTTTTGCTAACAATTTTTACTTTACGTCCGTCATCGACGCGAAATACGTAATTGAAATGTTTAAAAACCACGCATCGAGGATTCGCGGCTACATGGAGGATCCTTCTATAGGCCAGGACGCCGTCGAGCACTTAATAGATTCGGCCCATGCTTTAAGTTTGCAGCGTTCGCGCAACCCGGGTTTTAAAAAACTAAGCCATGCAGAACAGCAGGAACGGGTTTGGCGCGATGCTCAACCTAGAGTGGACGAATACTCACACTTGCACCCACAATCGGAATACAAGCAGCCAGATTTGAGAAAAATCCCGCTCGAACCAGAGTCCGACATCTTGAGGTTCATTACTGAACACAATAGTCTATTAACGGAATGGGAAAAAGACGTCCTACACATAGTCGACAAGGAATCGGCTTATTTCATCCCGCAAATTGAAACAAAGATAATGAACGAAGGGTGGGCTAGCTACTGGCACCATAAGATATTGACTGAGCTCAATCTCTCACAGGGGTTACAGCTAGAATTCGTCGTGCGACACAATCAAGTTCTTCGCCCAACTCCTGGTGGTCTAAACCCCTATCATTTGGGCTTTATCATCTGGAAGGACATAGAAAGGCGATGGAATGAAGGGAATACGGGGAGGGAGTATAAAACTGAGAAACCCATTGAAAACTTATCTGCACTCGACGAGAATGATACTCCAGGTCGAAAAATGCTTTTTGCCGTGAGAGAAAGCGATAGAGATGTGTCGTTCCTGAGACGATTTCTCACAGAAGAAATTGTTCGAGATCTTGACCTCTTCCAGCACGAGAAGCGCGGCAAAGAGCGGGTCATAACTAAAGTTGCAGATGAGGAAAACTGGAAATCAATAAAAGAAAACCTAATCAAGAATGTCGGAATGGGCTCTATACCAACTATTCTCATTCACGATGCTGATTTCGAGCAGAAGCGCATTCTCTACCTCAAACACGATCACGATGGCCGAGATCTTCAACTGGAGTACGCAGAACATACGCTAAAACACCTACGCGCCCTGTGGAAACGCCAGGTCATTCTCGAATCAAATATAA
It encodes the following:
- a CDS encoding YdcF family protein, which produces MNFSSLMSLRNSRNYSSEAGGAFLDIIIFSIILSVAVWLAPNYTLGLLSAYLVVDEEPKPADAIIVLLSSGAPERVVKAARLLEQGLAPRVIFGSGLSYSKFTTRAPKDFEWPRYGDIYKKAFRSLGVSGSEVVVVDAPDAFDTDHELKAISRFMRNAGWTSAILVTSSSHTRRVSLIWRRVAPDIEASIIAAPQKGFKTWWKSGNNRRAVGYEYAALVKELWSQVTYTFQGVVDTAEELQQEPAD
- a CDS encoding serine protein kinase; translation: MAERNTSEKGSTEQSKAVNQFQAIIEKDRENRQQSKWKGNFLQYLDVVKQDGSITRLAHSRMYEMIKSAGIEEINIEEDPKLLRIFKNQKLRQFNFFTEKFYGMEGTLAAVVRYFHSASLKGEESRQVLYLVGPVGSGKSSLVEELKNGLESLAPFYAIEGCPMQEEPLHLVPRHLRREFEKMLDITIEGDLCPVCRYRLKSEFKGKWEEMPIVTMEFSRRARRGIGVVPPVDPNNQDTSVLIGSEDISKLDLYSEGDPRVLDLSGALNIGNRGMVEFIEVFKNETEYLHAMITATQEKSIPAPGRHGMIYVDTVILAHSNEAEWKKFKADHTNEAILDRIVVVKVPYNLRLSEEVKIYRKIIRQSNFTADIAPHTIELASMFAILTRLEPTNKCDLITKLKLYNGEEVVEKGKTKKIDVQELRDEAKREGMDGISTRFIMKALDNALSDNIEHNCIHPLNMRESLINMVKAADLPEDTKKSYLEILRDTIHKEYLEILEKEITKAFVYSYQEQAEALFQRYLDHAEAYVTKTKVKDRNTKEELNPDEPFLKSIEEQIAIVGTAADGFRQEVIAYLWSIGRRGEKIDFESYEPLKEAIEKKLMTSVRDVSRIITRATTRDSEQSEKYNAMVQQMIANGYPPSCVDVILKYAANHLWKD
- the yhbH gene encoding sporulation protein YhbH: MGAIFRPHVSGDRRSDRSARDRQRHRQKIRNSIRDNIADIIAEESIIGHDRDKIIKVPIRSIKEYRFIYGENTPGVAQGNGDSKQGDVVQKGGDGQPDASGEAGNTPGVDAFETDITLDELVDIMFEDLELPDLQRKALKSIPSQREFKRRGYRKEGVRARLDKRRTARSRLRRKMAVTKTRDLKPQDNRRFPFHHDDMRYRHVTNDVTFQSNAVIMCIMDTSGSMGTVKKYLARSFYFLLYQFIRLKYQQVELVFIAHHTEAREVSEEDFFHKVESGGTYISSGYLKALEIIEARYHPSLWNIYAFHCSDGDNFYSDNERALNAARQLCDACNLFGYGEIKPSGSAYYSGSMLEVFAGIGKDNFHSIVIEKKEDLWDGFRSFLMKDTITRPVVAPTEGLKTG
- a CDS encoding SpoVR family protein; its protein translation is MALTIAELQEWDEKIRALVNRFCLKCYPQEFEICDHFDMIGYMAYSGMPSRYAHWSFGKSYEKQKTLYDYGVGGLPYEMVINSNPCLAYLMRDNTDLLQILTIAHVYGHNDFFANNFYFTSVIDAKYVIEMFKNHASRIRGYMEDPSIGQDAVEHLIDSAHALSLQRSRNPGFKKLSHAEQQERVWRDAQPRVDEYSHLHPQSEYKQPDLRKIPLEPESDILRFITEHNSLLTEWEKDVLHIVDKESAYFIPQIETKIMNEGWASYWHHKILTELNLSQGLQLEFVVRHNQVLRPTPGGLNPYHLGFIIWKDIERRWNEGNTGREYKTEKPIENLSALDENDTPGRKMLFAVRESDRDVSFLRRFLTEEIVRDLDLFQHEKRGKERVITKVADEENWKSIKENLIKNVGMGSIPTILIHDADFEQKRILYLKHDHDGRDLQLEYAEHTLKHLRALWKRQVILESNINGRRSMLKLVGDTLKVERM